From a single Bacillus pumilus genomic region:
- a CDS encoding GDP-mannose 4,6-dehydratase: MSGFWNGKNVFVTGCTGLLGSYLVKELIDQGANVTGLVRDQVPRSNLYQGSQFEKMNVVQGALEDMQTIERALGEYEIDTVFHLAAQAIVGVANRHPVSTFEANILGTWNVLEACRRQPLIKRVIVASSDKAYGDQEQLPYDEDMPLNGKHPYDVSKSCADLISHTYYNTYGLPVCITRCGNLYGGGDLNFNRIIPQTIQLVLEGEAPEIRSDGTFIRDYFYIEDAVKAYLLLAEKMEEKGLAGEAFNFSNEIQLTVLELVDKILKAMGSELKPRILNQGTHEIKHQYLSAEKARKLLDWKPDYSIDEGLEKTIEWYREFFQK; this comes from the coding sequence ATGAGCGGATTTTGGAATGGGAAAAACGTATTTGTGACTGGATGTACAGGACTATTGGGAAGCTATCTCGTCAAGGAATTGATTGATCAAGGTGCAAACGTGACGGGACTTGTGCGTGATCAGGTGCCAAGGTCGAATTTATATCAAGGCAGTCAATTTGAAAAGATGAATGTGGTGCAAGGTGCATTGGAGGATATGCAAACGATTGAACGTGCGTTAGGAGAATACGAAATTGATACTGTCTTCCATTTGGCAGCGCAGGCCATTGTTGGGGTTGCAAATAGACACCCTGTTTCTACATTTGAAGCCAATATTTTAGGGACATGGAATGTGCTGGAGGCGTGCAGAAGACAGCCACTCATCAAACGAGTGATCGTGGCATCAAGTGACAAAGCATACGGTGATCAGGAGCAGCTTCCATACGATGAAGACATGCCGCTAAATGGGAAGCATCCGTATGATGTATCGAAGAGCTGTGCAGATTTAATTTCACATACGTACTACAACACGTATGGTCTCCCAGTTTGTATTACGCGCTGCGGCAATTTATATGGAGGCGGGGATTTAAATTTCAATAGAATCATTCCGCAAACCATTCAGCTTGTGTTAGAAGGAGAGGCACCGGAAATTAGAAGTGATGGGACATTTATTCGTGATTATTTCTACATTGAAGATGCGGTTAAGGCTTATTTGCTGCTAGCTGAGAAGATGGAGGAAAAAGGGCTCGCCGGAGAAGCCTTTAACTTTAGTAATGAAATTCAGCTGACGGTGCTAGAGCTTGTGGATAAGATTTTAAAGGCGATGGGCAGTGAATTGAAGCCGCGTATTTTGAACCAAGGAACGCACGAGATTAAGCATCAATATTTGTCGGCAGAAAAGGCGAGAAAACTGCTTGATTGGAAACCTGACTACTCCATTGATGAAGGGTTAGAGAAGACGATTGAATGGTACCGCGAATTCTTTCAAAAATAG
- a CDS encoding putative nucleotide-diphospho-sugar transferase, with protein sequence MASYHFTTIVSNTHVFKLLALIHSLEQTAHSFKLSVLCADPLAYKVLSEFPHPHVQYEQVEDIEDDTLRKAKDDRTFHEYCWTLKPVFLLKTLESSDADYLAHLDTDLYFYHDPEAIFAEKPLAHLFLTDHMNSERFYQYYELSGRYNTGFVGCRNTDVAKQAVTQWKENCLAHCTVEMDTEKKTYGDQRYVERWIDDFEGVHVVKSKGANAAIWNIENYSFSVVKGDLYLDECPLLFYHFSAFTIIDENTFNLNWYYYMTEQKLVDHLYIPYADLVHQKIKQVQKVFPEFQQGFIAKKHVPDTHFYER encoded by the coding sequence ATGGCGTCCTATCATTTTACAACCATTGTGTCGAATACCCATGTTTTTAAGCTTTTGGCGCTCATTCATTCGCTTGAACAAACCGCCCATTCATTCAAGTTGTCAGTTTTATGTGCAGACCCTTTGGCTTATAAGGTGCTAAGTGAATTCCCTCATCCGCACGTTCAATATGAACAGGTTGAAGACATTGAAGATGACACGCTGCGAAAGGCAAAAGATGATCGGACGTTCCATGAGTATTGCTGGACGTTAAAGCCTGTTTTTCTGCTCAAAACCCTTGAATCCTCAGATGCGGATTATCTTGCACATTTGGATACGGATTTGTATTTTTATCATGATCCAGAAGCGATTTTTGCAGAGAAGCCACTTGCTCATTTATTTTTGACGGATCATATGAATTCCGAGCGGTTCTATCAATATTATGAGTTGTCTGGCCGCTATAATACTGGATTTGTCGGCTGCCGAAACACAGACGTTGCCAAACAGGCCGTCACGCAATGGAAGGAAAACTGTCTTGCACACTGTACAGTCGAAATGGATACAGAAAAAAAGACATACGGAGATCAGCGATATGTTGAAAGATGGATCGATGATTTTGAAGGGGTCCATGTGGTGAAGTCTAAAGGAGCCAATGCCGCGATTTGGAATATTGAAAACTACTCGTTTTCAGTTGTGAAAGGGGACCTGTATCTCGACGAATGTCCACTGTTGTTCTATCATTTCTCTGCCTTTACGATCATTGATGAGAATACCTTTAACCTTAATTGGTATTACTATATGACAGAACAAAAGCTTGTGGATCATTTATATATTCCGTATGCTGATTTGGTTCATCAAAAAATCAAACAGGTGCAAAAGGTCTTTCCTGAATTTCAGCAAGGGTTTATTGCAAAGAAGCATGTTCCTGATACGCATTTTTATGAAAGATGA
- a CDS encoding penicillin-binding transpeptidase domain-containing protein has product MYTDQRKSFWKQKKFMIPLLSIIVIAAALFFLKDTLFSKEKEALKAAQSFTKQLEKKDFTKLADEVTSSSLKVNDFSKKQLAEKYDNIFNGIGAYDLNISKLSVEKQEKGNGYQFTYDVTMKTSLGKLHQLSYKGVLSEENDQWKVDWKPNLIFPQMEKGDTIKVKSDPAVRGNIVDRKGRTLAETTGGSALGIIPGKLGTGEEKKRNIKKISKAFDIEEELINNQLKQAWVTDDTFVPLKSMLEQKTIPKDVKGVTYQSKEMRYYPYNEAAAHLTGYVGKANADDIKRNPALKADQIIGKTGLEFTFDKNLRGQDGGSILIVHDETGIEETLQKSDRQDGKTVKLTIDASLQKKAYNQLKGEKGAVTIMNPSSGDLLALVSTPSYDVNLMTNGITPKQYQAYSENPDLPFQARYASRYAPGSTFKTITAAIGLETGVTKPNKVRTIHGLKWQKDQSWGNYRITRVHDKENVNMVDALVYSDNIYFGQEALEIGKDTYEKKVKTFGFGEDLHMPFTMKPAQVSNDGIQSDILLADSAYGQGELLMSPIEQVHAYSPFATGGKLVYPRVVQDEKTASPKQIIKKDSADTVKDALTQVVTSPNGTAHSLQIEGADIAAKTGTAELKSKQGATDGSENGFLLAFNPKKEDYVLVGMIEGVKNRGGSGLVIQKMKPVISTFYK; this is encoded by the coding sequence TTGTATACGGATCAAAGAAAATCATTTTGGAAACAAAAAAAATTCATGATTCCTCTTCTTAGCATCATTGTGATAGCAGCTGCTCTCTTTTTCTTAAAAGATACTCTTTTCTCAAAAGAAAAAGAGGCTCTAAAAGCGGCTCAATCCTTTACGAAACAATTGGAGAAGAAAGACTTTACGAAGCTGGCCGATGAGGTAACGAGCTCGTCTTTGAAAGTAAATGACTTCTCAAAAAAACAATTAGCCGAAAAATATGACAATATCTTTAACGGAATTGGTGCTTATGATCTCAACATATCAAAGCTCAGCGTCGAAAAACAGGAAAAAGGAAATGGGTATCAATTCACCTATGATGTCACGATGAAAACGTCTCTTGGCAAGCTGCATCAGCTGTCATATAAGGGCGTTCTTTCTGAAGAAAACGACCAGTGGAAAGTGGACTGGAAGCCTAATCTCATCTTCCCGCAAATGGAGAAGGGAGATACGATCAAGGTCAAATCAGACCCTGCTGTCCGCGGAAACATTGTCGACCGAAAAGGACGTACACTAGCAGAAACAACTGGTGGAAGCGCACTTGGGATCATCCCAGGAAAGCTCGGAACAGGGGAAGAAAAAAAACGCAATATCAAAAAAATCAGCAAGGCTTTTGATATTGAGGAAGAACTGATTAACAATCAGCTGAAACAAGCATGGGTCACAGACGACACGTTTGTCCCGCTCAAATCAATGTTAGAGCAAAAAACGATTCCAAAGGACGTAAAAGGTGTCACCTATCAATCGAAGGAAATGCGCTATTATCCTTATAACGAAGCTGCCGCCCATCTCACCGGCTATGTCGGAAAGGCAAATGCAGATGATATCAAAAGAAATCCGGCATTAAAGGCCGATCAAATCATTGGCAAAACCGGGCTTGAATTCACGTTTGACAAAAACCTGCGTGGACAAGATGGCGGAAGTATTTTAATCGTCCATGATGAAACAGGCATTGAAGAAACATTGCAGAAATCAGATCGACAAGATGGGAAAACAGTGAAGCTGACCATTGACGCTTCTTTACAGAAAAAAGCCTATAATCAGCTGAAAGGCGAAAAAGGGGCCGTTACGATCATGAATCCATCATCGGGGGATTTATTAGCACTTGTCAGTACCCCTTCCTATGATGTCAATCTCATGACAAATGGGATCACGCCTAAGCAATATCAAGCATACAGTGAAAACCCAGACCTTCCATTCCAAGCCCGGTATGCGAGCCGATATGCACCAGGGTCTACATTCAAAACCATTACAGCAGCCATTGGGCTGGAAACAGGTGTTACAAAACCTAATAAAGTACGCACCATTCATGGGCTGAAATGGCAAAAGGATCAATCTTGGGGCAATTATCGAATTACAAGGGTGCACGATAAAGAAAATGTCAATATGGTCGATGCTCTCGTGTACTCAGATAATATTTACTTTGGGCAAGAAGCGCTGGAAATCGGCAAAGACACGTACGAGAAAAAAGTAAAAACATTTGGATTTGGCGAAGATTTGCACATGCCATTTACAATGAAACCAGCACAAGTATCGAATGATGGCATTCAATCAGACATCTTACTTGCTGACTCTGCGTATGGTCAAGGTGAATTACTCATGTCACCGATTGAACAAGTACATGCCTATTCTCCATTTGCAACAGGAGGCAAACTCGTCTATCCACGAGTCGTCCAAGATGAAAAAACAGCATCACCAAAACAAATCATCAAAAAAGACTCAGCAGACACAGTGAAAGACGCACTGACACAGGTCGTGACCAGTCCAAACGGTACAGCTCACTCCTTACAAATTGAAGGAGCTGATATTGCCGCTAAAACGGGAACAGCAGAGCTGAAGAGCAAACAGGGAGCAACAGACGGTTCTGAAAATGGATTTTTACTTGCATTTAACCCTAAAAAAGAAGATTACGTCCTTGTCGGGATGATTGAAGGTGTGAAAAACCGCGGCGGAAGTGGACTCGTCATCCAAAAAATGAAGCCTGTCATCTCAACTTTTTATAAGTAA
- a CDS encoding SLC13 family permease — MNLIGLVLGPTFFLLVLFLIPEDELTYAARVVLGITTWTATWWVTEALPIPATSLLPIILLPTLGGLSMEQASRSYGDPIVFMYMGGFMIAIAIEKWNLHRRMALHILRVIGTRSDRIVLGVMIATAFLSMWISNAATALMMLPVALAVIKEVKANDILAGPSLERFSKSILLSVAYSASIGGLATLVGSVPNAVFAAMSKKLLDREIMFFEWFLFGFPVAIILLILLFLYLTKVQFKVEHTGEMSVAFIRKGLEDLGKMKQEEKWVFVVFLMTAFLWIFKLFLFGGVTVSDTSIAIFGAMLLFLIPATNGERILEWHDMKQLPWGLLLLFGGGLSLATGFAETNLTGWIGENLQHLNGLSYIVLLIILTGAILFMTEIMSNTAVANMIIPITVGLGLAIGIEPYGLMAAAALASSCAFMLPISTPPNAAVFSADVLKISDMVKVGFWLNIISIVAIVLAVYFWLPVVLRS, encoded by the coding sequence GTGAATTTGATTGGACTTGTTCTTGGACCGACATTCTTCTTGCTCGTTCTTTTTCTCATACCTGAAGATGAATTGACTTATGCTGCTCGGGTAGTCTTGGGCATTACGACTTGGACGGCAACATGGTGGGTGACAGAAGCACTGCCTATACCTGCAACATCTTTACTGCCCATCATCCTACTGCCGACACTTGGCGGGCTTTCTATGGAACAGGCTTCAAGGTCTTATGGTGATCCGATCGTCTTTATGTACATGGGGGGATTTATGATCGCCATTGCCATTGAAAAGTGGAACTTACATAGAAGAATGGCCTTGCACATTTTGAGGGTGATTGGCACAAGAAGTGACCGCATTGTATTAGGTGTCATGATCGCGACTGCTTTTTTATCTATGTGGATTTCGAATGCAGCGACAGCCCTGATGATGCTGCCAGTGGCACTTGCAGTGATTAAAGAGGTCAAGGCTAATGATATCTTAGCTGGTCCATCTCTTGAGCGATTCAGTAAAAGCATTTTATTGTCGGTTGCGTATTCAGCGTCAATTGGAGGTTTGGCAACGCTTGTCGGGTCTGTGCCAAATGCGGTGTTTGCGGCGATGTCAAAAAAGCTATTGGATCGGGAAATTATGTTTTTCGAATGGTTTTTGTTTGGGTTTCCTGTTGCGATCATTCTGCTTATCCTCTTATTTCTGTATTTGACGAAGGTGCAGTTCAAGGTGGAGCACACAGGTGAAATGAGTGTAGCGTTCATCCGAAAGGGGTTAGAGGATTTAGGAAAAATGAAACAAGAGGAAAAATGGGTGTTTGTTGTTTTTCTTATGACGGCATTTTTGTGGATTTTTAAGCTCTTTTTGTTTGGAGGGGTCACCGTATCTGATACGTCTATCGCCATTTTCGGTGCTATGCTTTTATTTCTCATTCCAGCAACAAATGGAGAGAGAATATTAGAATGGCATGATATGAAACAGCTGCCGTGGGGGCTTTTGCTTTTGTTTGGAGGCGGGCTTTCGCTCGCTACAGGCTTTGCAGAAACCAACCTAACAGGATGGATCGGGGAAAATCTACAGCATTTAAATGGGCTTTCGTATATCGTGCTGTTGATCATTTTAACGGGAGCGATCCTGTTTATGACTGAAATTATGTCGAATACAGCTGTCGCCAATATGATCATTCCGATTACGGTAGGACTTGGACTTGCGATTGGAATCGAGCCTTATGGGTTAATGGCTGCAGCCGCTTTGGCTTCTTCATGTGCGTTTATGCTACCGATCTCCACACCGCCAAACGCCGCTGTTTTTAGCGCGGATGTGCTGAAAATATCCGATATGGTCAAGGTGGGCTTTTGGTTAAATATCATCAGTATTGTGGCAATTGTTCTTGCGGTATATTTCTGGTTGCCGGTTGTGCTTAGAAGCTGA
- the rfbF gene encoding glucose-1-phosphate cytidylyltransferase → MKAVILCGGKGTRMSEVTQALPKPLAMIGDRPILWHIMKIYQYYGVDEFILLLGYKGEKIKEYFLNYDWRHHSMKLDMATGEMKLLGKSENWKITFLDTGENTMTGGRLKLAQDYIGDETFMMTYGDGLANVNMFHLLKRHQDLGAAATVTGIEKKSQYGTLKVYNGMAQSFSEKTDSIGMINGGFFVLSPKVFDYLTDDDQCVFEEEPLQNLANDGELAVYEHHGFWTAIDTYKNLKEINGMWTNGKQPWKVW, encoded by the coding sequence ATGAAAGCAGTCATTCTCTGCGGAGGAAAGGGAACGAGAATGAGTGAGGTCACACAAGCGCTTCCTAAACCACTTGCTATGATCGGAGATCGGCCTATTCTTTGGCATATTATGAAAATCTATCAGTATTACGGAGTAGATGAGTTTATCTTGTTGCTTGGATATAAAGGAGAGAAGATTAAAGAATATTTCCTGAACTACGACTGGCGGCATCACAGCATGAAGCTGGATATGGCGACAGGGGAAATGAAGCTTTTAGGAAAGTCAGAGAACTGGAAAATCACCTTTTTAGATACGGGCGAGAATACGATGACAGGTGGACGGTTAAAGCTGGCACAGGATTACATTGGAGATGAGACATTCATGATGACGTATGGTGATGGACTGGCCAATGTCAATATGTTTCATTTGCTGAAACGCCATCAGGATCTTGGCGCTGCAGCGACTGTCACAGGAATTGAAAAGAAGTCACAGTATGGGACGTTGAAGGTATATAACGGGATGGCACAATCCTTCTCTGAGAAGACAGACAGTATCGGGATGATCAATGGAGGATTTTTTGTGTTGTCTCCAAAGGTATTTGACTATTTGACAGACGATGATCAATGTGTGTTTGAAGAAGAACCGCTTCAAAATCTGGCGAATGATGGAGAGCTTGCGGTTTATGAGCATCACGGATTTTGGACAGCGATCGATACGTATAAGAACTTGAAGGAAATCAATGGCATGTGGACAAATGGAAAACAACCATGGAAGGTTTGGTGA
- a CDS encoding glycosyltransferase family 2 protein, protein MNEKPKVSVIIPSYNAKERLEGSLFSLTLQDTDIPFEVIVADNGSTDGTMEMLENIEVNFPFKKVRIPVNQGIAKGRNHAIREAEGDLLIFHDSDMLAEPKFIQKHAEAHADQEDLVICGVCWKRIYRYFYEAFDQDHMKRLKKQGLYKRKMKDKTPLLSMQEVENGAFLEKSFDLQSEFIDILKDILHTYNYDLSSYELPWRFFITNNSSVKRKHVMALGMFDENIVRYGFEDYDLGIRLHQLGLAFELREDIMSVHQEHPSNLTSFDDIKYNILYMCEKYNNIDAIDVHLAFSGPFSHTVTNDLMKEIRQLRENPAFDGLLSYFLELLHLITERNVGIKRDHKDQLTAGHVPLKKLSEAAQLAREEYGCKVLVEAIQGLTIELLRVDLFQVDVL, encoded by the coding sequence ATGAACGAAAAGCCAAAGGTAAGCGTCATTATTCCGAGCTATAATGCCAAAGAGCGTTTAGAAGGGAGCCTTTTTTCCTTAACGCTACAGGATACGGATATTCCATTTGAGGTGATTGTCGCTGATAACGGGTCCACGGATGGCACGATGGAAATGCTGGAGAACATTGAGGTGAACTTCCCTTTTAAAAAGGTGCGTATTCCTGTCAATCAAGGGATTGCCAAGGGTCGTAATCATGCCATTCGCGAGGCGGAAGGAGACCTGTTGATTTTCCATGACAGTGATATGCTAGCAGAGCCGAAATTTATTCAAAAGCATGCAGAGGCACATGCAGATCAAGAGGACCTTGTCATTTGCGGTGTATGCTGGAAGCGGATTTATCGTTATTTTTACGAAGCATTTGATCAGGATCATATGAAGCGGCTAAAAAAGCAAGGGTTGTATAAGCGGAAAATGAAAGATAAAACGCCTCTATTGTCCATGCAAGAAGTGGAGAATGGTGCATTTCTAGAGAAAAGCTTTGATTTGCAGTCTGAATTTATTGATATTCTCAAAGACATTTTGCACACGTACAACTATGATTTAAGTTCTTATGAGCTGCCGTGGCGATTTTTTATTACCAATAACTCTTCTGTCAAACGCAAGCATGTTATGGCACTTGGGATGTTTGATGAAAATATCGTTCGGTACGGATTTGAGGATTATGATTTAGGAATTCGTCTGCATCAGCTTGGTCTCGCCTTTGAATTGCGAGAGGATATCATGAGTGTGCACCAGGAGCATCCAAGTAATTTAACATCGTTTGATGACATCAAATATAACATTTTGTATATGTGCGAGAAGTACAACAATATTGATGCCATTGATGTCCATTTGGCGTTCTCTGGTCCATTTTCTCATACCGTCACAAATGACCTGATGAAGGAGATCCGCCAGCTGCGTGAAAATCCAGCATTTGATGGTCTGCTCTCTTATTTTTTAGAGCTGCTACATTTGATCACAGAGCGGAATGTAGGCATCAAACGTGATCATAAAGATCAGCTGACAGCAGGGCATGTTCCTTTGAAAAAACTGTCAGAGGCGGCGCAGCTTGCACGGGAGGAATATGGCTGTAAGGTGCTTGTGGAAGCCATTCAAGGGCTGACGATAGAGCTATTACGTGTTGATTTGTTCCAAGTGGATGTGTTGTAG
- a CDS encoding MFS transporter, with the protein MAIAARTKDKPQKSVTGATVYPILLIIGICHMLNDTLQAVIPAMFPILERSMGLTFTQLGLIAFTLNMVSSVMQPAIGWYTDKRPMPYALPIALFSSAVGIFGLAFASSFATILLCVVFIGLGSAIFHPEGSRVANMAAGPRRGLAQSIYQVGGNTGQAFAPLIAAFMLVPLGQPGVAWFTIVGMIAVGFLLYISRWYAGKLQTIRAQAKKGHAKAARSDIHRKSALAALGIIVFLIFARSWYGNAISNFYAFYAIERYGLTIKESQTYIFLFLILGAIGTFIGGPLADRFGKKTVILISLLASFPLALLLPFAGPVFAYVLLGLVGIILTSSFSVTVVYAQELFPGKIGTMSGLTVGLAFGMGAIGSVALGSFIDTFGLTPTMIGVAFLPILGILAFLLPSDQTISKWNES; encoded by the coding sequence TTGGCTATTGCTGCTCGTACAAAGGATAAACCACAAAAATCTGTCACTGGAGCAACGGTTTATCCAATTTTATTGATTATTGGTATTTGTCATATGCTGAACGACACATTGCAAGCCGTTATTCCCGCGATGTTCCCTATTTTAGAACGCTCAATGGGGCTGACCTTTACACAATTAGGGCTGATTGCCTTTACATTAAATATGGTCTCCTCCGTGATGCAGCCCGCTATCGGATGGTACACAGATAAACGGCCAATGCCTTATGCACTTCCGATTGCTTTATTTTCAAGTGCTGTCGGTATATTCGGGCTTGCGTTTGCGTCTTCCTTTGCGACCATTTTGCTTTGCGTTGTCTTTATTGGACTCGGCTCAGCCATTTTCCATCCAGAAGGCTCCCGTGTTGCCAACATGGCGGCTGGTCCAAGACGAGGACTTGCACAGTCCATCTATCAAGTCGGCGGAAATACTGGTCAAGCCTTTGCTCCGCTGATCGCTGCATTCATGCTCGTCCCGCTCGGTCAACCAGGCGTGGCTTGGTTCACGATAGTAGGAATGATTGCTGTCGGTTTCCTTCTTTATATTTCAAGATGGTACGCTGGAAAGCTTCAAACCATTCGAGCTCAAGCGAAAAAAGGGCATGCAAAAGCTGCACGATCTGACATTCACCGTAAGTCAGCACTCGCGGCACTCGGCATCATCGTGTTTCTTATTTTTGCCCGATCTTGGTACGGAAATGCGATCTCAAATTTCTATGCGTTTTATGCCATTGAACGATACGGTTTAACGATTAAAGAATCACAGACTTATATTTTCTTATTTCTCATTCTAGGTGCGATTGGAACATTTATAGGCGGACCGCTTGCAGACCGCTTTGGCAAGAAAACCGTGATTTTAATTTCCTTATTGGCATCCTTTCCACTTGCCCTGCTGCTGCCATTTGCCGGACCTGTTTTTGCTTATGTTTTACTTGGACTGGTTGGGATCATTCTGACATCAAGCTTCTCCGTCACAGTCGTTTATGCTCAAGAACTATTTCCCGGGAAAATTGGCACGATGTCTGGTTTAACTGTTGGACTTGCATTTGGTATGGGTGCAATCGGATCGGTCGCCCTCGGCTCATTCATTGATACCTTCGGTTTGACGCCTACCATGATCGGCGTCGCCTTTTTACCGATATTAGGCATCCTAGCCTTCTTACTACCTAGTGATCAAACCATCTCCAAATGGAATGAATCATAA
- a CDS encoding putative nucleotide-diphospho-sugar transferase, whose translation MNSIYCTVLSSGRLYQAIAFFLSLKQVEDDVVIKTLCMDDAAFDLLHQMNFPHVDLVHVRELETPELLEKKEERDASEYCWTLKPIWIEWLFEQEQAEEVTYLDADLFFYESPQVVFQNQPDASVLLSRGDIVIPSFDSEEVKMLQKLLGRYNSGFLHFKGDEAGRKCLSWWKKECLKECKNAPGEGKFGDQGYLDHMPKLFEKVEDIQTKGVNIGHWNYGQHSYREENGRILLEDGHPLICYHFSGFRIVSKDEMQQIHEKGRNDLPFFQEAYRDVLRHMIESVEQVDPLFNGYAKLEGDDA comes from the coding sequence ATGAACAGCATATATTGTACGGTTCTATCAAGTGGAAGACTTTATCAAGCCATCGCGTTTTTCTTATCATTGAAGCAAGTAGAAGATGATGTTGTCATCAAGACGTTATGTATGGATGATGCTGCATTTGATCTGCTTCATCAAATGAATTTTCCTCATGTCGATCTTGTTCATGTACGAGAGCTCGAAACGCCGGAGCTGCTAGAGAAAAAAGAGGAACGGGATGCCTCAGAATATTGCTGGACCTTAAAGCCAATTTGGATTGAGTGGTTATTTGAACAGGAGCAGGCAGAGGAAGTGACGTATCTTGATGCGGATTTGTTCTTTTATGAGAGTCCGCAAGTTGTTTTTCAAAACCAGCCTGATGCCTCTGTGCTTCTATCAAGAGGAGATATTGTGATTCCGAGCTTTGATTCTGAGGAAGTGAAGATGCTTCAGAAGCTTTTAGGTCGCTATAACTCAGGTTTTCTGCATTTTAAAGGAGATGAAGCTGGCCGGAAATGCCTGAGCTGGTGGAAAAAAGAATGTCTGAAGGAATGCAAAAATGCGCCGGGTGAAGGGAAGTTTGGCGACCAAGGATATCTGGATCATATGCCAAAGCTGTTTGAAAAAGTGGAAGATATTCAAACAAAAGGCGTGAATATTGGTCATTGGAATTATGGGCAGCATTCTTATCGGGAAGAAAATGGACGGATTTTGCTGGAGGATGGGCATCCGCTCATTTGCTATCATTTCAGCGGTTTTCGCATCGTGAGTAAGGATGAGATGCAACAAATCCATGAAAAAGGGAGAAATGATCTGCCGTTTTTCCAAGAAGCCTATCGGGACGTGCTGCGCCATATGATTGAATCTGTCGAGCAGGTCGATCCGTTGTTTAACGGCTATGCCAAATTGGAGGGGGATGACGCATGA
- a CDS encoding DUF1540 domain-containing protein, whose product MAQNVLCEVNSCRFWADNSCTASTIKIGKNTMTDVTRNADTDCETFETK is encoded by the coding sequence ATGGCACAAAACGTACTTTGTGAAGTGAACTCATGCCGTTTTTGGGCTGATAACAGCTGTACAGCTTCTACCATTAAAATTGGTAAAAACACAATGACTGACGTGACTCGCAATGCTGACACTGATTGCGAAACATTTGAAACAAAATAA